The DNA sequence CGGCGGCTGGGTGGGCGCGCCTTTCGGCTACGAGCACGGCGGGCTCCAGCTCCCCACCATGATCAACACCGCCTGCTTGTACATGTTCAACGCGGCCAACTTCCCGGCCGCCGCCTACCTGGGCCTCACCACCGGCGCGGCCCACCTCATCCTCTCCTACGGCACCGAGGAGCTTCAGGAAACCTACGTAGCGCCCATGCTGGCGGGCCGCTGGCAAGGCACCATGGCCCTCACCGAGCCCCAGGCGGGCAGCTCCCTGTCCGACGTGGCGGTGAGCGCCCAGCCCACGGAAGACGGCCATTACCTCATCAGCGGCCAGAAGATATTCATCTCCGCCGGCGACCACGACGGCGCGGACAACGTGGTGCACCTCATGCTGGGGCGCATCAAGGGCGCGCCCCCCGGGGTCAAGGGCATCTCCCTGTTCGTGGTGCCCAAGCTCCGGCCCGATGGCAACGAGCTGGTCTCCAACGACCTGGCCACCGCCGGCCTGTTCCACAAGCTGGGCTATCGCGGCTGCCCCATCGTGCAGCTCTCCATGGGCGAGAATAACGACTGCCGGGGCTGGCTGGTGGGCGAGCCCAACCAGGGCCTGGCCTACATGTTCCAGATGATGAACGAGGCCCGCATCGGGGTGGGCAAACAAGCCGCGGCCGTGGCCTCGGCCGCCTATTACGCCTCGTTGCAATACGCCCGCGAGCGCCTGCAAGGCCGCCCCATGGGCGCCAAGGACCCCAGCCAGCCTCAGGTGCCCCTGATCCGCCACGCGGATATCAAGCGCATGCTCCTGATGCAGCGGGCCGTGGTGGACGGTTCCCTGTCGCTGATCCTGCAAGCGGCCTGGTACGCCGACCTGGCGGCCCACGGCCCGGAGGAAGGCCGCGACGACGCCTTCCTTCTGCTGGACCTCATCACTCCGGTGGTGAAGAGCTACCCCTCTGAGATGGGCGTCTTGTCCACCAGCGCGGGAGTGCAAATCCTGGGCGGCTACGGCTACACCGACGAGTTCCCCCTGGAACAGCTCTACCGTGACATGCGCATCCACCCCATCCACGAGGGCACCACCGGCATCCAGGGCATGGACCTGTTGGGCCGCAAGGTAATGATGCACCACGGCCGCGCCTACAAGCTGTTCGCCCAAGAGGTGGCCGGGGACATCGCCGCCGCCGAGGACATCGCGGACCTGGCCCCCCACGCCCAGCGCCTCACCGTGGCCATGGGCCTGTTGCGCCAGGCCACCGAGGCCAAGACCGCTCTGGCCGCCAAAGGCGATGTCGAGAACTTCCTCAGCGACGCCACGCTGTATCTGGAGCTGTTCGGCCTGGTGGCCATCGCCTGGCAGTGGCTCAAGCAGGGCCGGGTGGCGGCCCTGGCCCTGGATGGCTCGCCCAGCCAGGCGGAGCAGGACTTCTACCAAGGCAAGCTCAACACCATGCGCTACTTCTTCGCCTACGAGCTGCCCAAGGCCCACGGCCTGGCCCAGCGCCTGAGCGAGGACGACGGCCTCACCGTTCAGGTGCAAGACGAGCACTTCGCCGACTAGGCGGCGAACCGATAATCGCTAAACCCTTGGGTGCCTGGGCACCCGTGTCATGGCAAGGAGAGATCAAATGCAAGAAGTAGTTATCGCCGGGTACCTGCGCACCGCCCAGTCGCGCTGCCGCCCCAACGACCCCGGCCGGGACTGGTTCCACGCCCTGAGGGCTGACGAGCTCCTGGCCCTGGTGCTGCCCGAGCTGATCAAGCGCACCGGCATCGCCCCGGAAGAGGTGGAGGACTTCATCGTGGGCTGCGCCACCGGCGTGGGCGAGCAATGGACCTACGGCGGCCGCAATCCCATCTTCCTGGCCAACCTGCCCGAGACCATCGCGGCCAAGTTCGTGGACCAGCAGTGCGGCTCGGCCATGGCCGGCATCCACATCGGCTTCATGGAGATCGCCCAGGGCTTCGCCGACGTGGTCATGGTGGGCGGCATGGAGCACATGACCCGGGTGCCCATGGGCGGCACCACCAAGGACCGGGGCCTGGCCCAGCCCAACCTGAACCTGTTCCTGAATCCCGAGCTTCTGCACTGGGACATGATGACCGCCATGAACATGGGGCTCACCGCGGAGAAGCTCTTCGCTCAGAGCGGCTGCACCAAGGAGGATATGGAGCAGTGGGCGGTGCGCTCCCACCAGCGCGCGGCCCAGGCTCAGGCGGACGGCTTCTTTGACGGCGAGATTCTGCCGGTGGAGGCCAAGCAGGCCGACGGCAGCGTGATGACCGTGACCAAAGACCAGGCGGTGCGCGGCGGCACCACCCTGGAGGACTTGGCCGGGCTCAGGCCCGCCTTCAAAAAAGACGGCGTCATCACCGCCGGGGTCAGCTCTCCCCTCAACGCGGCGGGCACCGGCATGATCCTCATGTCCAAGGAAAAGGCCAAGGCCAAGGGCATCAAGCCCCTGGCCACCATCCGCTCCATCGGTTTCGCGGGAATCGACCCCACCATCATGGGCCAAGGCCCGGTGCCGGCTAGCCAGAAGGCCCTGGGCAACATCGGCCTCAAGGCCTCGGACATCGACTTCTGGGAGATCAACGAAGCCTTTGCCATCGTGGCGCTTAACTGTATAAAGGAGCTGGGTCTGGACCCGGAGAAGGTCAACGTGATGGGCGGCGGCCTGGCCATCGGCCATCCCCTGGGGGCCACGGGCAACCGCCTGGTGGGCACCCTGGCCCGCATCATGGAGGCCAAGGGCGGCCGCTGGGGCTGCGCCAACGCCTGCGTGGGCGGCGGCCAGGGCGTGGCCACCATCATCGAGCGCGAAGACTACTAAGCGCCAAGGCACAAACCGCCCTTCCCGCGCCCGGGGCGTGGGAGGGGCTTTTTCATTAGGGAAACCGCCATGCGCCTGAAAGACAAAAAAGCCATCATCACCGGCGCGGCCCAGGGCATCGGCCGGGCCACGGCCCTGCTCTTTGCCCGCGAAGGGGCCGACCTCACCGTCTGCGACCTGCGCGAAGACGCCCTCAACTCCCTGGCCGAGGAAGTCCGCGCCCTGGGGCGGCGCTGCCACGTGGCCCTGGGCAGCGTGGTGGAGCGCGCTTTTGTGCAAACGATGGTGGCCGACACCATTCAGGAGCTGGGCGGCCTGGATATCCTGATCAACAACGCTGGTATCATCCGCGACCGCATCGGCCACAAGATGAGCGAAGACGAGTTCGACTCGGTGGTGGCGGTGAACCTGAAGGGCGCTTTCAACTGCCTACAGGCCTGCATGATCCCTCTGCGCGAGCAGGGCTCCGGGGCCATCGTCAACGTATCGTCGGTGAGCCGCTACGGCGCGGCGGGCCAGTTGAACTACTCGGCCACCAAGGGCGGGGTGGCCAGCATGACCGGCGCGGCGGCCAAGGAGCTGGGCCCCAAGGGAGTGCGCGTGAACTGCGTGGCTCCGGGTTTCATCGAGACCGAAATGCTCTCCACGGTGCCCCAGGAGACCCTGGAGATGTACCGCCGCTTCCTGGTGCCTCTGGGGCGCATGGGCCAGGCCGGGGAGGTGGCCTCGGTGATGCTCTTCCTGGTCTCGGAGGACGCCTCCTTTGTCAACGGCCAGACCATCAACGTGGACGGCGGCACCTACACCTATTAGGCGCGGCTCAGTCCTCGTCGCCCCAGGGTTGGCGTTTGCCCTCGGGGGTGTAGCGGTAAAATCCCTTGCCCGCCTTGCGTCCCAGGCGGCCCTCTTCCACCATGCGCTTGACCAGGCCCGAGCGGCTGATCAGCTTTTCTTCGCCCATGGAGACCAGGAAATCGTCGATCAGGGCGATGGTGTCCAGGCCGGCGTTGTCCGCGATCTCGAAGGGCCCCGCCTTCCAGCCGTAGCCCAGGCGCATGCCCGCGTCCACGTCCTCGGGCGTGGCCACCCCGGCGGCCACCAGGTCCGCAGCCTCGCTGAGCGCCGCGGCGAAGACTCGGTTCATCACGAAACCGGGCAAGTCGCGCCGCACCTTGACCGGCGTCTTGCCCAGGGAGCGGATGAAGGCCAGGCTCCGCTCGAACACCTCATCCGAGGTGGCCTCGGCCTGGATAACCTCCACCAAGCCCATGAGCGGCACCGGCCCGAAGAAGTGCAGGCCCAATACACGCTCCGGGTGGGCGGTGGCTCCGGCCAGGCGGCCGATGGGAATCGAGGAGGTGTTGGAGCCGATGGGCGTGGCTTCCGGCGCCAGGCGATCCAGCTCGGCGAAGAGCTCCAGCTTGAGCGCCTCTTTTTCCAAAGCCGCCTCGATGATCCAGTCGGCAGCGGACGCGGCGGCCAGGTCTTGCTCCAAGCTCAGCCGGTCCAGCACCTCTTCCGGCGTCTCGCCGATCACTCCCTTGGCGGCCAACTTGCCCAGGGAGACCTCCATGCCCGCCCGGGCCTTGTCCAAGGCTTTGGGCGACACGTCCATCAGATGCACCCGCCGCCCGCTCGTCGCGCAGACCTGGGCGATGCCCCCGCCCATGAACCCGGCTCCCACCACCAAAACCCGCTCCATGCCCAGCCTCCTCGCGCCGCGCGCCTTACTCCACGGTGAACAGCTTCTCGTCGAACTCGGGCTTGTCCTTGTAGCGCCGCATGTAGGCGGCGGGCATGGCGTCCATGTTGGCGAACAGGGCCGGGTCCACCATGATGCCCGCCTGTTGCAGGGCCTCGATGATCTGCTCCGGCTGGGGCGGACAGCCCTTCACCGGGATCATCTGTTTGATGTCCGGGTTGTCCTTATGCGCCTGATACATGCACTTGCCCAAGAGAACCGTCTTGTTGGCTCCGGGCCGGGGTTGCATGGCCTTGCCGGTGAGAACCTCCACATTGTCGAAGGGCTCGCCCTTCCAAGCCCCGACTATGCCCGCCAGCACGGTGCCGTTTATGCCGGAACAATAGGTGCACAGGGTGGAATCGTACTTGTAATAGCCCAGGCCCTGGATGCCCTTCTTCTCCAGCACTATGGGCATGGTGTCGCCCTCGGTGTAGGGGAAGGCCCAGCCGTGGGGCTTAATGTTCTCCTCCACCGGCTCGCCCAACACTTCCACGTCCGACAGGTCCAGGGGACGTCCCTCCCGTTCCAGGGCGCGTGTCAGGTAGGGCACCGTGTCCGGCGGATGGCCCAGGAGGGTGGAACCCACCTTGTCGGCCGAAAGCAGGTCCCAGGAGGCCACCAGCAGATCGCGGCGGTGCATGATGCCGTCAAAGCCGGGGCCATACTCCGAGGTGTAGGTGCCGTCGATCACCGTGAGCACCGGCGGCAGGGGCAGGGCCAGGCGCGAGACCCAGTTGTGCAGGTCCTTTTCCGGGTCCGCGTTGTGGCAGCGCTTGCGCGACTTCACGTCGATCAGGCCCTTCAAGTTCTTGAGCCCCAGGCTGACCATGGTCTGGGCGTGGGTCTTCATCACCGGCAGGCTCACCACCAGGTCGCCCTCCAGCACGTCGGCGTTGAAGCTCAGCTTCATGTCGTCGCCCAGGTCAACTTCCTTATAAGGCCTCGTGAAGGCGTCCAGCACCTTGACCCCGTAGCGCTGTTTAAGCTTGTTGTAGCCCAGGTACTCGAAGGCGTGGGCCGGGGTGGTGGTGTCCTTGTAGCGCCCCAGCACCATGCCTTCGATGATGGTGATGTCGTCCACCCCGCGCTCCTTGAGCAGGCGCACCATGTCGTGCACCAGGCGGCTGGTGGTCACCACTCCCCACTTGGGAAAAGGCGCGCTGGCAGTCCAAAAGACGATGTTGGGCTTGAGAAACACCTTGGCCCCGGTGGAGAGGCGCTCCAGACCGCCGCACAGCTCCAAGGCCCGGCGCACCGGCTCGTAGGCCTGGTCGTAGCGAACCAGGGAAACCGCGTATTTGCTCATGACCATGCTCCCGCCCTCCTTCTGGGGGGCATTACAAAGAGGCGTTGTCCATCACCCGCTCGGCCTTGGCCAGCAGGGCGCGCACCGCGTGGGGCAGCCGCGCGAAGCGCTGGTCCTTGGTCTGGCCGTGATAAAAGCGGTAGTAGATCTGCTGGGCGATCACGGCCAGGCGGAAAAGGCCGAAGGTGTAGTAGAAGCCGATGTGGTCCATCACCCGCCCGGTCTTTTGGCTGTAATACTCCACCGCCTGGGCGCGGGTCAGGCTGCCGGGCAGATAGGTGAGCATGGCCGCGTTGGCCAGGAGCTCCGGCTCGTCGTCGGCCTGGGCCCAATAGGCCAGGGTGCAGGCCAGGTCCATGAGCGGATCGCCGATGGTGGCCATCTCCCAGTCCAGCACCCCGATGATCTTCAGAGGGTCGGCCGGGTCCAGCACCACGTTGTCCAGCTTGAAGTCGTTGTGGATCACCGTGCCCACCGCGTTGTCCGGAGGCAGGCCGGCCGACAGCCAGGCCATCACCGCCTCGCCGTCGGGCACGTCCGGAGTGCGCGCGTTCACGTAGCGTTTGCTCCAGCCCTCCACCTGCCGCCGCGCGTAGCCGGCCGGCTTGCCGAAGTCGCCCAGCCCGGCGGCCACGTAGTCCACCGCGTGCAACTCGGCCATCAGCTCCACCAGGCGCTCGGTGAGCCGGCGCATCTGGGCGGGCCCGAAGTTCAGTTCTGGCGGCATCTCCTTGCGCAGGATGATGCCCGAGATGCGCTCCATGACGTAGAAGGGGCAGCCCATCACCGCCTCGTCCGAGCAATAGGCCAAGGGCCGGGGGCAATAGGGGAACACCGGGTGCAGGGCCGAGAGGATGCGATACTCCCGTCCCATGTCATGGGCGCTCTTGGCCTTGGTGCCGTGGGGCGGGCGGCGCAGCACCATCTGCTTTTCGCCCGCGCTGATCAGATATGTCAGATTGGAGTAGCCCGAGGGGAACTGGGCAATCTTCACCGCCCCGCACAAGCCGGGGATGCTCTCGCGCAGATAGGCCTCCACCCGGGCCGCGTCCAACTCTTCGCCCTGCCTGGTGGGGGCTGCCAGGTCCATCACGCTCATGCCGCCGCAACCTCCTCCGCCTCGCCGGCCCGGCACAAGCGCAGGGCCGCGTCCACCACAAAGGCGGCGTAACGGTCCACGCTTACCCGGCGCTTGGCGTATTTCCAGCGCTTGAGGTACCAGTCCTGCACCATGGCCTTGATCATTGCCGCGGCCAGGCCGGGGTCCACCTCGCCGAAGGCCCCCTGCTTGCGGCCCTTGCGGATGATGCCCGCGAAGAGCCGCTCGGTGACCTGCTCGCTCTCCTTGGCCCGCTCCTTCTCCCGCTCGCCCAGATGGCGTGCCTCCATGTAGGAGAAGAAGAACCAGGGCTGCATGGCCTCGCTCAGGAAAAGGTGGGCGCGTATGGCCGCGCCCAGCTGCCCGGCCGGCTCGGCCAGGGAGGCGAAGCTTTCCCGCAGGATGCGCCCGGTGAGGCGGCGTCCCGTGGCCTGGATCATCTGAAGCAGCTCGTCCTTGTTGCCCACGTAATCATAAAGCGCGCCCAGGGACAGGCCGCTGGCCTTGCTCAGGTCGCGCATGGTCATTGCCTGGAAACCCTTCTGGTTGCTCACCCGGAGGGTGGCGTCGAAGATGCGCTCCAGGTTCTTCACCGCCAGGGCCTCTTTCTTGACCTTGATGGCCTGGCGGTTGGCGGCCAGCATCTCCTGGCAGAAGTCGCGGCGCGAAACCGCCACCGCGCGGCTGAACTCGGCGAAGTTCATCGCAGGCCGTGCTCCGCCGCGTACTCCTTGAGGATGCGCTTGGCCACCGAGATCTTGTGCACCTCGTCAACTCCGTCGTAGATGCGCGCCGAGCGCTCGCCCCGGTAGAAGCTGGCCAGAACGGTGTCGTCGGTGACCCCCAGGCCGCCGTGCACCTGCACTGCCCGGTCCAGCACCCGCTGCATAACCCCTGCGGTGTAGAACTTGATCAAGGAGATGTCCTGGCGGGCCTCTTTCTGGCCCTGGGTCTCGATGCGCCAGGCGCAGTTTAGCACCATCAGGCGGGCGGCGCGTATCTCGGCCGCGCTCTCGGCGATCCAGGCGCGGATGATCTGCTGGTCGGCCAGGGTCTTGCCCGGAGCGATATCCCGGGTCAGGGCGCGCTCGCAGATCATGTCCAGGGCCCGGTTGCTGATGCCGATCCAACGCATGCAGTGGTGGATGCGCCCCGGCCCCAGGCGCTCCTGGGCGATGACGAAACCGTGGCCTTCGGGCCCCAGCAGGTTGGCCTTGGGCACCCGGCAGCTTTGGTAAAGAATCTCGCCGTGGCTGTGCCAGCCCGATCCGGCATGGCCCATCACCGGGATGTTGCGCACCAGGTTGAAGCCGGGCGTGTCGGTGGGCACGATGATCATGGAGGCCTGGAGATGAGGCGGGGCCTCGGGGTTGGTCACCGCCATGACGATGGCGAAGGACGCGCCGTCGGCCGAGGAGGTGAACCACTTGTGCCCATTGATCACGTAGTCGTCGCCGTCGGCTACGGCGGTGGTGTCCAATAGCACCGGGTTGGAGCCGGGCTGGTCGGGCTCGGTCATGGAGAAGCAGGAGCGGGTCTGTCCGGCGACCAGCGGGGCCAGAAAACGCTCCTTCTGCTCCGGAGTGCCGTACTTGATGAGAATCTCGATGTTGCCCGCGTCCGGCGCCTGGCACCCGAACACGTAGACCCCGGTGGGGGTGCGGGCCAGGGCCTCGCAGACCAGGCCGTACTCCACCAGGTCCAGTCCCATGCCGCCGTACTCCTTGGGGTGCAGAGGGCTCCACAGCTCCATGCGCTTGACCATCTCTCGTTTCTCGGCCAGCACCGGCTCCAGCTCCTCCCAGGGGCGGTGGATGAAGTCCTGCTCCAGGGGCACCAGCTCCTTTTCCACGAACTCGTTGATGAGCTCCAGGATGGTCTGCATTTTGGGCGATACGGCGAAATCCATTGCTTGCTTACCTCCCCATGGGGTGTTGGTCAGCGATAGGTGACCATCTCCGCCCGGCCCTGGGTCTCCAGATGCATGGTGGAGTTGAATTCAGCCAGGGAGAACTCCTCGCGGTTGTACATGAAGCTTGAGAGCGAGGCGTTCTTGATCACGTAGGTCAGCTTAAGGGCTACCCCGTGCTCCAGGTTCAGGGCGCGCTGCATGATGGCCGAGATGGGCCCGCCCGAAGTGAACAGCACCACCTTCTTGCCCCGCCCGTTGGCCGCGCACACCCGCTCCACCGCCCGGCCCACCCGGCCCAGAAACAGTTCCCAGGTCTCGGGCAGTCCCTGGTCGTATTGGCCGGTGATCCAGCGGTGCATGGCTGCGTCGTAGATGGTCTGAAAGGCGCGGCGATCGCTGAACATCGTGGCCACTGCCCGGTCCACGGCCGGGTTCTCGCGGCGCAGCTCCGGCAGCAGGGCCTTGATGATGGGGCCGGAGGCGAACTCGTTGAACTCGGGCATTATCTCCAGGACGGGCGGGGACTCCAGGCTCTCCAGCACCGCCTGGGCGGTGTCCCGCTGACGGGCCATGTCGCCCGAGTAGGCCGCGTCGAAGGAGAGCCCCAGCCCGGCCAGGTGCTCCCCGGTCAGGCGGGCCTGCGCCTGGCCCAGCTCGGACAGGCGGTCGTAGTTTTCCTGGCCAAAGGAGGCCTGGCCGTGGCGCATGACGTAAAAGAGGCTCATGCCGAGCGCGCTCCCCGCCGCCCCATTCGGGCGGGCCGTGATGGATGATGGGCCCATTGTGCACCCGGCCACGGGGCATGGCAAGTTATTTCCGAACGAATGTTCGTTTTTTCTTGTGACCTTCCGCAAGCTGGTCTACACTTTTCCCCAGACGGCCGGGTTTGGCCGCGAGGGGAGAGCCATGCGCGTCCTGTGCCTGCTCAAGCAAGTCTGCGAACCGGAGAGCCTCTTTGACCTGCAAGAGGGCCGCCCGGTGTTGCGCCCGCCCGCGCGCTGGAAGATGAGTTCCTACGACGAGTACGCCCTGGAGGCCGCCCTGGCCCTCAAGGACGCCCGGCCCGACACGGAAGTGACGGCCCTCTCCCTGGGCCCGGCCCGCTGCGAGGCCGTGCTGGAGCGGGCCCTGGGCATGGGCGCGGACCGGGCGGTGCGCCTGGACGACCTGGACGAAACCATTGCCCGCCCCCTGGCCGTGGCCTCGGCCGTGGCCGCCTGGGCCGAGGGCCAAGGCTTCGATCTGATCCTGGCCGGGGTCATGTCCGACGACGCCATGCAAGGCGCGGTGGGGCCCATGCTGGCCGAGCTGCTGGGCCTGCCGCTGGCCACCGGCGCGGTGGAGCTGGCCCTGGCCGAGGACGCCAAGTCGCTGACCGCGCAGCGGGAGATGGAGGGCGGCCGCCGCCAGGAGGTAACGCTCCCCCTGCCCGCCCTGGCAACCATCAACTCCGGCCCCGCCCGCCCGCGCTACCCTACCCTGTCCAAGCTACTCAAAGCCAAAGAGACCGCGCCGCTGGTAATCGACCCTACCGCCCCGGCCCCGCCCCTGGAAGCGGTGCGTGAATATCGTCTGCCGGTAAAGACCCGGGCAGGCCTGATGCTCTCCGGCGACATTCAGGCCAAGGCGTCCCGACTGTTGGACCTGCTGCGCGAAAGGGCCCTGCTGTGAGCCTGGCGGGCAAGCCCCTGGTGGTGGCCGTGGCCGAGCACGGCCCCGAGGGCCTGGCCCCGGTCAGCCTGGAGCTGGCTGCCTGCGCCCGCGAGCTGGCCCAAGCCCTGGGCGGCGAGGCCCGCCTCCTGGTGCTGGGCGATGGCGTGGAGCCCTTAGCCAGCGAGGCCGCCCGCCTCAGCGGCCTGACCGTGACCGGCCTTGAGGTGCCGGGGCTAACCGAATTCTCCGGCGAGGCCTACCGCGCCTTGCTGGCCGAGCTGCTGCCCGCCTGGTCCCCGGCCATGGTGTTGGCCGCCCACACCACCAGCGGCCTGGACTGGGCCCCCGGCCTGGCAATGCGTTTAGGCGTGGCCTTGGTCAGCGGAGTCGAGGCCATCGAGCATGGCGAGAGCGGCCCCCTCTTCCGCCGCGCCGCCTGGCATGGCAAGCTCAGCGAGTTGGTGGAGGCGCAAGCCGAACCCCTGGTACTCACGGTGCAGCCCGGCTCCTTCCCTGCGCTGCCGCCGGCCGAAACGCCCGGCTCGGTAGAGGTGCTAACCCGCGAGTTGCCGCCCTGCCGCGCGCGGGTGCGGCCGGGGCAGGCCCCGCTGGAGCGCGACGCGGCCCTGGGCGCGGCCTCGGTGGTGGTGGCCGCCGGGCGCGGGGTGGGCAAGCCGGAAAACCTGGAGCCCCTGCGCCGCCTGAGCGCCCTGTTCTCCAACGCCGCCCTGGCCGGTTCGCGGCCGGTGTGCGACCTAGGCTGGCTGGGCTACGCCAGGCAGGTGGGCCTTACCGGAGCCACGGTAAGCCCCCGCCTATACCTGGCCTGCGGCATCTCCGGGGCGCGGCAGCATACCGTGGGCATGCAAGGTTCGGGCTACATCGTGGCCATCAACAACGACCCCAACGCGGCCATTTTCAACCTGGCCGACGTGGGGGTGGTGGAGGATTTGAACGCCTTTATCCCCGCCCTGTTGGAGCTGGCCGGGGCCGGGCCGGGCCGGGAGGGCTGAACCCACGCCCGCGCGCGGCGATTGCCTCTTGGGCCGCAATGCCGTATATGAAGGCTGAGTGGGGGTAGTGCCCAAACCGCTGACAAGGATGCGCACCATGGAACTGCTATACGAAAAGAAAGAGCACATCGCGCTCTTTACGCTTAATCGGCCCGAGGCCTTCAACGCCATGAGCCCGGACCTGTTCCGGCAGATGCACGACGCCTGCGAGGACTTCGCCCAGGACCCCCAGCTGTGGGTGGGCGTGTTCACCGGGGCCGGGGAAAAGGCCTTCTGCGCCGGGGCGGACGTTAAAACCTGGCTGCCCTTTGTAAAGGAATGCCGCGAGCGCCCCTGGCTCATGCCCACCACTCCCCTTCGGGGCATGGAGCTGGACAAGCCGCTGATCGCGGCCATCAACGGCGTGGCCCTGGGCGGCGGCCTGGAGCTGGCCCTGGCCTGCGACCTGCGTATCGCCTCCGAGAAAGCCCGTTTCGCCTTCCCCGAGGCGCGCCTGGGCATCCTGCCCCGCCTGGGCGGCACGGTGCGCCTGCCCCGCCTGGTGGGCAGCGCCAAGGCCGCCGAGCTGATGTTCACCGGCCGGCGCATCGCAGCGGCCGAGGCCCTGGACATGGGCCTGGTCAACCGGGTGGTGCCCCAGGAAGACGTCCTGACCTCCGCCCTGGAGCTGGCCGGCGAGATCTGCCAGTGCGCCCCCCTGGCGGTGCAGGCCATCAAGAAGAGCCTGCGCCGGGGCGTGGGCATGTCCATTGAGGAAGCCCTGTGGTGCGAGAACGCCCTGGGCATGCCCCTGTACGACACCGAGGACTACGAAGAGGGCCGCAAGGCCTTTGCCGAAAAGCGGCCCCCGGCGTTCCAGGCCAAGTAGGCCGGTCCGCCCGGCCCTCACCCCGCTGCCAGGAAGCACGAACATGCAGAAATTCTTTACGCCCGCTTCGGTGGCCGTGGTGGGGGCCAGCCCCGACCGCACCGGCCAGCACCTGCTGGCCAACACGGCCCTGGCTCCCGGGGTCTCGGTCTATCCGGTCAACCCCAAGTACAACGAGCTGGCCGGGCTGCCCTGCTTTCCCTCGGTGAAGGACATCCCCGGCCCGGTGGACCTGGCCGTCTTGCTGGTGCCCGCCCGCTTCGTGCCCCAGGTGCTCCGGGACTGCGCGGCCAAGGGGACCCGGGCAGTGATGATCCAGAGCGCCGGCTTCGCCGAGACCGGCGAGGAGGGCCACGCCTTGCAGGAGGAGTGCCTGGCCATCGCCCGCCAGGCGGATATGCGCCTGTGGGGCCCCAACTGCATGGGCCTGGTGGACGTGCCGGGCCGCCGCTTCTTTACCTTCATGCACAGCCGCATCACCGACGCCCTCTTGCCCCATGGCGGCCTGTCCCTGGTGGTGCAGAGCGGCATGCTCTCGGCCGGGTTCCTGGCCGACCTGGCCACCCGGCGCGGGGTGGCGGTGAGCAAGGCCTGCTCTCTGGGCAACAAGTGCGACGTGGACGAGTGCGACGTGCTTCAGGTGCTCCTGGACGACCCCGAGACCAAGGCGGTGGGGCTCTACCTGGAGTCCCTGCCCCGGGGCCGCCGCTTCATGGAGTTGGCCGAGGGCGCGGACAAGCCCCTGGTGGTGCTCAAGTCCGGGCGCAGCCGCTCCGGGGCCAAGGCCGCCCTGAGCCACACCGCCAGCCTGGCCGGAAACGCCCGCCTCACCGAGGGGCTCCTGGCCGCGGCCGGGGTGACCACGGCGCGGGACTTCCACCAGATGGTGGACCTGGGGCGCACCCTGGCCATGCTGCCCGATCTGCCCGCCAAGGCCAAGACGGCGGTGCTCACCTTCAGCGGCGGGGGCGGCATCCTCTCCTGCGATCTATTGGAGGAGCAGGGCCTGGAGGTGGCCGAG is a window from the Desulfarculaceae bacterium genome containing:
- a CDS encoding acyl-CoA dehydrogenase, with translation MADRFVSLRNLRFLLYEVMEAGRLADWPRFAEYDQESFDMMLDTALRLSSDLLFPALRELDQNPPRLENGRVLVQPLVRQFLLQAGDGGWVGAPFGYEHGGLQLPTMINTACLYMFNAANFPAAAYLGLTTGAAHLILSYGTEELQETYVAPMLAGRWQGTMALTEPQAGSSLSDVAVSAQPTEDGHYLISGQKIFISAGDHDGADNVVHLMLGRIKGAPPGVKGISLFVVPKLRPDGNELVSNDLATAGLFHKLGYRGCPIVQLSMGENNDCRGWLVGEPNQGLAYMFQMMNEARIGVGKQAAAVASAAYYASLQYARERLQGRPMGAKDPSQPQVPLIRHADIKRMLLMQRAVVDGSLSLILQAAWYADLAAHGPEEGRDDAFLLLDLITPVVKSYPSEMGVLSTSAGVQILGGYGYTDEFPLEQLYRDMRIHPIHEGTTGIQGMDLLGRKVMMHHGRAYKLFAQEVAGDIAAAEDIADLAPHAQRLTVAMGLLRQATEAKTALAAKGDVENFLSDATLYLELFGLVAIAWQWLKQGRVAALALDGSPSQAEQDFYQGKLNTMRYFFAYELPKAHGLAQRLSEDDGLTVQVQDEHFAD
- a CDS encoding acetyl-CoA C-acetyltransferase — encoded protein: MQEVVIAGYLRTAQSRCRPNDPGRDWFHALRADELLALVLPELIKRTGIAPEEVEDFIVGCATGVGEQWTYGGRNPIFLANLPETIAAKFVDQQCGSAMAGIHIGFMEIAQGFADVVMVGGMEHMTRVPMGGTTKDRGLAQPNLNLFLNPELLHWDMMTAMNMGLTAEKLFAQSGCTKEDMEQWAVRSHQRAAQAQADGFFDGEILPVEAKQADGSVMTVTKDQAVRGGTTLEDLAGLRPAFKKDGVITAGVSSPLNAAGTGMILMSKEKAKAKGIKPLATIRSIGFAGIDPTIMGQGPVPASQKALGNIGLKASDIDFWEINEAFAIVALNCIKELGLDPEKVNVMGGGLAIGHPLGATGNRLVGTLARIMEAKGGRWGCANACVGGGQGVATIIEREDY
- a CDS encoding SDR family oxidoreductase, which codes for MRLKDKKAIITGAAQGIGRATALLFAREGADLTVCDLREDALNSLAEEVRALGRRCHVALGSVVERAFVQTMVADTIQELGGLDILINNAGIIRDRIGHKMSEDEFDSVVAVNLKGAFNCLQACMIPLREQGSGAIVNVSSVSRYGAAGQLNYSATKGGVASMTGAAAKELGPKGVRVNCVAPGFIETEMLSTVPQETLEMYRRFLVPLGRMGQAGEVASVMLFLVSEDASFVNGQTINVDGGTYTY
- a CDS encoding 3-hydroxyacyl-CoA dehydrogenase family protein translates to MERVLVVGAGFMGGGIAQVCATSGRRVHLMDVSPKALDKARAGMEVSLGKLAAKGVIGETPEEVLDRLSLEQDLAAASAADWIIEAALEKEALKLELFAELDRLAPEATPIGSNTSSIPIGRLAGATAHPERVLGLHFFGPVPLMGLVEVIQAEATSDEVFERSLAFIRSLGKTPVKVRRDLPGFVMNRVFAAALSEAADLVAAGVATPEDVDAGMRLGYGWKAGPFEIADNAGLDTIALIDDFLVSMGEEKLISRSGLVKRMVEEGRLGRKAGKGFYRYTPEGKRQPWGDED
- a CDS encoding DUF362 domain-containing protein, with translation MSKYAVSLVRYDQAYEPVRRALELCGGLERLSTGAKVFLKPNIVFWTASAPFPKWGVVTTSRLVHDMVRLLKERGVDDITIIEGMVLGRYKDTTTPAHAFEYLGYNKLKQRYGVKVLDAFTRPYKEVDLGDDMKLSFNADVLEGDLVVSLPVMKTHAQTMVSLGLKNLKGLIDVKSRKRCHNADPEKDLHNWVSRLALPLPPVLTVIDGTYTSEYGPGFDGIMHRRDLLVASWDLLSADKVGSTLLGHPPDTVPYLTRALEREGRPLDLSDVEVLGEPVEENIKPHGWAFPYTEGDTMPIVLEKKGIQGLGYYKYDSTLCTYCSGINGTVLAGIVGAWKGEPFDNVEVLTGKAMQPRPGANKTVLLGKCMYQAHKDNPDIKQMIPVKGCPPQPEQIIEALQQAGIMVDPALFANMDAMPAAYMRRYKDKPEFDEKLFTVE
- a CDS encoding phosphotransferase family protein, translating into MSVMDLAAPTRQGEELDAARVEAYLRESIPGLCGAVKIAQFPSGYSNLTYLISAGEKQMVLRRPPHGTKAKSAHDMGREYRILSALHPVFPYCPRPLAYCSDEAVMGCPFYVMERISGIILRKEMPPELNFGPAQMRRLTERLVELMAELHAVDYVAAGLGDFGKPAGYARRQVEGWSKRYVNARTPDVPDGEAVMAWLSAGLPPDNAVGTVIHNDFKLDNVVLDPADPLKIIGVLDWEMATIGDPLMDLACTLAYWAQADDEPELLANAAMLTYLPGSLTRAQAVEYYSQKTGRVMDHIGFYYTFGLFRLAVIAQQIYYRFYHGQTKDQRFARLPHAVRALLAKAERVMDNASL